A genomic region of Rhipicephalus sanguineus isolate Rsan-2018 chromosome 3, BIME_Rsan_1.4, whole genome shotgun sequence contains the following coding sequences:
- the LOC119388140 gene encoding regulation of nuclear pre-mRNA domain-containing protein 2 encodes MSINESNLVKKLTSVTNTQDSVQTLSLWIIHHRAHHRKIVDIWTKVLKKSKPVHRLTMLYLANDVLQNGKRKGVQQFIDSFRDVLPEQTPLFRDERIAKQVERVFSIWAERSVFSSDFTKSLKEILHESKHSSSHHRSGSKRELSSDDGTKLSKEPEKKESGKPKNPEVERIILEFKPEKAIEKIKKIKKIEIETSTKLSNLTSRNMDVSSSEVLRKFKDRSHGQQFQKDFDEATRCLEEYIKALEKEVSERTELISMLEDAKVYYDSQNGEARIVASAYKNFGNRVKGLKKKLEAKTKTLPSPVPSPTPDAPSPTNSDDGLQLPAIQETAEYSAPDVEAPLMTDNGAVIDSPCSAPSPGSAPSPEGSPVGLSPVVPGTGDSGTTSNATGNATALSSFMSQSPTVLSSWLDAFNQEFQENRAAPTAVNTSTLTAAIPAQSTLESRLSNLMQSMGHIPGGLFSSTSSASNTPKRADSPPYSAAVFRPSAAVSEVHSGNTPLKDENSGQGTPVLDENTARKVASLMDSDMRVHAVKPVTPQDSPDARLSTPFGSRIPSLASPKAWMPMSPKAGSSNAAASQGAPALAPPPIPPALQAYLEPIKTVTGAANRSVAAAPKGRSETPPSPSADYLIPVAENFDVTDMELDEDGSGDDEHSEGLHRKKTSNLITLVQPQVSPVAETSSPDSTCSERNEDARPQLDTPTQPAVVTSALKLTPSLASQDDTRHMRNPSPDLEKEDVDFPAQKTPSEPRRCESTDFAVKESSKFNLRDSVDFDARKSTEFRLLESSDYTTRERSEFRVRESSSSSEFHMRESPSSEYRMSEPPSSEFRIRDSSSEFQIRDSPSSSEFQVHDSFSSDFHATPAKIETVQMRSSLDRSPPLGPMEDRGTWERGDYYSPRAAHHQPQQQQAMSNGGNRMRGRSSGYYGYEMRGRPVDRYHEGYGAYESEWHGGRPPSPRYRHYGGQARGAPYFQPRY; translated from the exons ATGTCGATAAATGAGTCGAACCTTGTGAAGAAGTTGACCTCTGTCACCAACACGCAAGACAGCGTGCAGACGCTTTCGCTATGGATCATCCACCATCGAGCGCATCACAGAAAGATTGTGGACATCTGGACGAAAGTACTGAAGAAAT CTAAACCTGTTCACCGGCTAACCATGCTGTACTTggccaacgatgtgcttcaaaATGGCAAGCGGAAAGGTGTCCAGCAGTTTATCGACTCTTTCCGTGACGTCCTTCCCGAGCAGACGCCCCTGTTTCGAGATGAGCGCATTGCTAAGCAGGTGGAGAGGGTGTTCAGCATTTGGGCTGAGCGCTCTGTTTTTTCTTCAGACTTCACAAAGAGCCTCAAGGAAATCTTAC ATGAATCAAAGCACTCAAGCTCCCACCACCGCTCAGGCTCAAAACGAGAGTTATCTAGTGATG ATGGTACCAAATTGTCTAAAGAGCCGGAGAAGAAAG AAAGTGGCAAGCCCAAAAATCCAGAGGTGGAAAGGATTATTCTGGAGTTCAAG CCGGAAAAAGCCATTGAGAagatcaagaaaataaaaaagattgAGATTGAGACGTCCACTAAGTTGTCAAACCTGACCAGTCGCAACATGGATGTGTCAAGCTCAGAAGTTTTGAGGAAGTTTAAAG ATCGCAGTCACGGACAGCAGTTCCAGAAGGACTTTGATGAAGCGACCCGGTGCCTAGAGGAGTACATCAAAGCTTTGGAGAAGGAGGTGTCGGAGCGTACCGAGCTGATCAGCATGCTGGAAGATGCTAAGGTCTACTATGACAGCCAGAATGGAGAGGCTCGGATCGTGGCCTCA GCATACAAGAACTTTGGCAATCGAGTGAAAGGACTGAAGAAGAAGCTGGAGGCAAAAACAAAGACGCTGCCAAGCCCGGTGCCATCACCTACACCAGATGCACCTTCTCCAACGAACTCGGATGATGGCTTGCAGTTACCTGCAATACAGGAGACAG CTGAATATTCAGCACCTGATGTAGAGGCTCCGCTTATGACGGACAATGGTGCTGTGATTGATTCACCCTGCTCGGCTCCATCGCCCGGCTCGGCACCATCACCTGAGGGTTCCCCTGTGGGTCTGAGCCCTGTGGTCCCAGGAACTGGGGACTCGGGCACAACCAGCAATGCTACTGGCAATGCTACGGCACTCAGCAGCTTCATGTCCCAAA gcccAACAGTGCTCTCGTCGTGGCTGGATGCTTTCAACCAAGAATTCCAGGAGAACAGGGCTGCTCCCACAGCAGTGAATACATCAACTCTTACTGCTGCTATTCCAGCACAAAGCACGCTCGAGAGCAGGCTCTCAAACCTGATGCAAAGCATGGGCCACATACCTGGCGGGCTGTTCTCGTCCACGAGTTCTGCCAGCAACACTCCCAAACGGGCCGACTCTCCTCCTTACTCTGCAGCAGTCTTTCGGCCAAGTGCTGCGGTGTCTGAGGTCCATAGTGGCAACACGCCCCTCAAGGACGAGAACAGTGGACAGGGGACGCCCGTGCTTGATGAGAATACTGCGAGAAAAGTCGCGTCGCTCATGGACTCAGACATGCGGGTTCACGCAGTAAAACCCGTTACGCCACAAGACTCTCCGGATGCAAGACTAAGCACTCCCTTTGGATCCAGAATACCAAGTCTCGCAAGCCCAAAGGCATGGATGCCAATGTCACCGAAAGCAGGCAGCAGCAACGCGGCAGCATCACAGGGTGCTCCTGCCCTAGCTCCACCACCGATCCCGCCTGCCCTTCAGGCCTACCTGGAGCCGATCAAAACTGTGACTGGGGCAGCTAACAGAAGCGTTGCTGCCGCTCCAAAGGGAAGGTCAGAGACGCCACCATCACCATCGGCAGACTACCTGATCCCAGTTGCAGAGAACTTTGACGTGACCGACATGGAGCTTGATGAGGATGGCTCTGGTGATGATGAGCATTCAGAAGGCCTGCACCGCAAGAAAACAAGCAATCTCATCACACTAGTCCAACCGCAGGTGAGCCCTGTTGCTGAAACTTCTTCACCTGACTCCACGTGCAGCGAAAGGAATGAGGACGCTAGGCCGCAGCTGGATACGCCTACCCAGCCTGCAGTTGTGACATCAGCATTAAAACTTACGCCCTCATTGGCTAGTCAGGATGATACAAGGCACATGCGTAACCCTTCCCCTGATCTCGAAAAGGAAGACGTGGATTTTCCTGCACAAAAGACGCCATCGGAGCCTCGCCGTTGCGAATCCACCGACTTTGCTGTAAAGGAGTCATCCAAGTTTAATCTTCGGGACTCGGTCGACTTTGATGCTCGAAAATCTACCGAGTTTCGCCTTCTTGAATCCTCCGATTACACGACAAGAGAACGCTCTGAATTTCGAGTGCGTgagtcttcgtcgtcgtcggaATTTCATATGCGAGAGTCACCGTCATCGGAGTACAGGATGAGTGAACCACCATCGTCGGAATTTCGCATCCGGGACTCATCTTCAGAGTTTCAAATTCGGGATTCTCCATCTTCATCAGAATTTCAAGTGCATGACTCCTTTTCCTCAGACTTTCATGCAACACCTGCCAAGATTGAGACTGTCCAAATGCGCTCCTCACTAGACCGGTCACCACCTCTGGGGCCCATGGAAGATCGAGGCACGTGGGAGCGCGGCGATTACTATTCTCCCCGGGCAGcgcatcatcagccacagcagcaGCAAGCTATGAGCAACGGCGGCAACCGCATGCGTGGCAGAAGCAGTGGTTACTATGGCTATGAAATGCGTGGCAGACCGGTGGACCGTTATCACGAGGGCTATGGTGCCTACGAGTCAGAATGGCATGGAGGCAGGCCCCCTAGCCCACGATATCGGCACTACGGTGGTCAAGCACGCGGTGCACCCTATTTCCAGCCAAGATACTGA